One segment of Thamnophis elegans isolate rThaEle1 chromosome 16, rThaEle1.pri, whole genome shotgun sequence DNA contains the following:
- the RABGAP1 gene encoding LOW QUALITY PROTEIN: rab GTPase-activating protein 1 (The sequence of the model RefSeq protein was modified relative to this genomic sequence to represent the inferred CDS: inserted 1 base in 1 codon; substituted 2 bases at 2 genomic stop codons): protein MREQQAQQEDPIERFERENRRLQEANMRLEQENDDLAHELVTSKIXLRKDLDNAEEKADALNKDSXXQAKLIDAEDEKRRLEEESAQLKEMCRRELDKAESEIKKNSSIIGDYKQICSQLSERLEKQQIANKAEIEKIQVTKVDDCEHCREFFNKEGRLKVASVAREGSDEDTDEEKEVLKNQLREMELELAQTKLQLVEAECKLQDLEHDLGQALNEVQASRKTWFNRTLSSIKTVTGVQGKETC from the exons ATGCGGGAGCAGCAGGCTCAGCAGGAAGATCCCATCGAAAGGTTCGAG AGAGAAAACCGGCGTTTGCAGGAAGCCAACATGAGGCTGGAGCAGGAGAATGACGATCTGGCTCACGAGCTGGTGACCAGCAAGA GCCTGCGGAAGGACTTGGACAAC GCGGAAGAAAAAGCTGATGCGCTGAACAAGGACTCTTGATGACAAGCGAAGCTGATCGATGCCGAGGATGAAAAAAGAAGGCTGGAGGAGGAATCGGCGCAG CTGAAAGAAATGTGCCGGAGGGAACTGGACAAGGCTGAGTCAGAGATCAAGAAGAACAGCTCCATCATTGGGGACTACAAGCAG ATTTGTTCCCAATTGAGCGAGAGGCTGGAGAAGCAGCAGATAGCCAATAAAGCGGAAATTGAGAAAATCCAGGTAA CAAAAGTCGACGATTGCGAACACTGCCGGGAGTTTTTCAACAAAGAAGGCCGCTTGAAGGTGGCCAGTGTGGCCAGGGAGGGTTCCGACGAAGACACCGACGAGGAGAAGGAGGTGCTGAAGAACCAGTTGCGAGAAATGGAGCTGGAACTGGCCCAGACCAAGTTGCAACTGGTGGAGGCTGAATGCAAA TTGCAGGACCTGGAGCACGACCTGGGACAGGCGCTGAACGAGGTGCAGGCCTCGCGCAAAACCTGGTTCAACCGAACGCTGAGCTCTATAAAGACAGTGACCGGCGTCCAAGGCAAAGAGACGTGCTGA